The sequence CGTATGCATCAACATACCCACCAAGGATACTTTCTGTAATCTTTTTATCTGCTGATTGTTTTTCTATTCCTAATGTCGTAAACAGATCGCCAACGATGGTGGCGGCGGTAAATGAAAATAGAAAAACGCTGATGGCGGCCAGGATAAAGGCTACAATGCCCAGCCTCAGGTGAATTCTAAATGATTGAATGGATTCCTGTTTCATAATATAAGGTTTATTGTTTGGTTTGTTAAGCCATTTCTGGCTGTTCTGTTAATTCTTCCCTGATTACCTTCCAGCGCTGTGGTATTAATTCCTGCATGGCTGTTAACAAAAGATCCTGGTAGATGAATTCCGGGGCATTGTGCCGGACGTTTTTCAGCCAGGTGATGATTTCTGAATTATTCAGTCCACGCATCATCCATGTATTGAATTTTTTAGCACTGGTGGGTGGAATACTGGCAACTATACGGGCAGTTATGCCATGCAGTTCTGCATCTGTATAATGCTGCCATAATATTTTATTGATGATGTCTTCTTCTTCGGCCATGTGTTCCAGGTTGAAGACCATGAAATCGACAAAGGCCGCTGTTATTGATGCACCGATCGTTTGTTTGTCCGTTGTGGTAACTGCGTGCAATAGCGCTGTGATGAGCCCCCTTAAACGGTTGCCAAGAATTGCATCCTCCTGATGGTCCGCTGTAAACGCATCAATAATGGAAGGCTCGTATCGCTGAAGGGCTCCAAACAGGAAATTATCTTCGGTGGCTGCATGTTTTTCAAATAGCTCAATAGTGCTTTCCAGCTGTGAAAGAGTTGCCGCTGTTGCTTCAATATCGAAGAAGTCTGTTTGTTGCAGGCTGGTGGCAGTTTCGTACAGGAGTACCCTTAGTCCCTTGT comes from Flavihumibacter fluvii and encodes:
- a CDS encoding hemerythrin domain-containing protein; this encodes MERYNIFNQVHKGLRVLLYETATSLQQTDFFDIEATAATLSQLESTIELFEKHAATEDNFLFGALQRYEPSIIDAFTADHQEDAILGNRLRGLITALLHAVTTTDKQTIGASITAAFVDFMVFNLEHMAEEEDIINKILWQHYTDAELHGITARIVASIPPTSAKKFNTWMMRGLNNSEIITWLKNVRHNAPEFIYQDLLLTAMQELIPQRWKVIREELTEQPEMA